One stretch of Glycine soja cultivar W05 chromosome 7, ASM419377v2, whole genome shotgun sequence DNA includes these proteins:
- the LOC114419430 gene encoding L-type lectin-domain containing receptor kinase IX.1-like, producing MQLPPSKGYLHNSISTPSNINSLVMAASRYCKKSYVHASFHAITLTLLLLAIPHAASLSFNYQQLGDTGIALNFSGKARRDNDVINLTRSEPDSYGRVTYYELLHLWDKNSEKVTDFTTHFSFTINTPNKTHHGDGITFFLAHPDFPQSDIDGSGIGLASREQLKNLNFAKDYPFVAVEFDTFVNDWDPKYDHVGIDVNSINTTDTTEWFTSMDERGYDADVSYDSGSNRLSVTFTGYKDDKKIKQHLFSVVNLSDVLPEWVEIGFSSATGDFYEEHTLSSWSFNSSLGPKPQKGGSKTGLVIGLSVGLGAGVLFVILGVTFLVRWILRNRGVEEVSLFDHTMDNDFERMSLPKKFSYEELARATNNFASENKIGQGGFGAVYRGFMRELNAHVAIKKVSRGSRQGVKEYASEVKIITQLRHKNLVRLFGWCHENNDLLLVYEFMENGSLDSYLFKGKGLLTWKVRYDIARGLASALLYLHEEWEECVLHRDIKSSNVMLDSNFNAKLGDFGLARLMDHAIGSKTTGLAGTIGYLPPEAATRGKASRESDVYSFGVVTLEIACGRKVIEPNLNEEQIYLVDWVWEHYGMGALLKASDASLYGHFDEKEMERLMIVGLWCTHSDFLLRPTIRQAVQVLNFEAPLPILTSFSSMSSRTPASANNQHVSSNSSSSLLTESLQSSTTIDLISPAAAYLHTY from the coding sequence ATGCAGCTACCCCCAAGCAAGGGATATTTGCACAATTCCATTTCCACCCCATCCAACATCAATTCTCTAGTAATGGCAGCATCTCGTTACTGTAAGAAAAGTTATGTGCATGCTTCTTTTCATGCAATAACATTAACACTCTTGCTTCTTGCAATACCTCATGCAGCTTCATTATCTTTCAACTATCAGCAACTTGGTGACACGGGAATCGCCCTCAATTTTTCAGGAAAAGCCCGTCGTGACAATGATGTCATCAACCTCACCAGGTCTGAGCCAGATAGTTATGGCAGAGTTACATATTACGAACTATTGCATCTTTGGGACAAGAACTCAGAAAAAGTTACAGACTTCACTACCCATTTCTCCTTTACCATCAACACCCCAAATAAAACTCATCATGGAGATGGCATCACCTTCTTTCTGGCACACCCAGACTTCCCACAATCTGACATAGATGGAAGTGGTATCGGTCTAGCGAGCCGAGAACAACTGAAGAATCTAAATTTCGCAAAGGATTATCCATTTGTAGCGGTGGAATTCGATACCTTTGTTAATGACTGGGATCCGAAATATGACCATGTCGGTATTGATGTTAATTCTATTAACACTACTGACACTACAGAATGGTTCACCAGCATGGATGAGAGAGGGTATGATGCTGATGTTAGTTACGATTCTGGTTCAAACAGATTAAGTGTCACCTTCACTGGATATaaggatgataaaaaaattaaacagcaCTTATTCTCTGTGGTCAATCTGAGTGATGTGTTACCTGAATGGGTTGAAATTGGTTTCTCTTCAGCAACAGGAGATTTTTATGAGGAACATACTCTTAGCTCATGGTCCTTCAACTCTAGTTTAGGCCCGAAACCGCAAAAGGGTGGAAGCAAAACAGGGCTGGTGATAGGGCTGAGTGTTGGACTTGGAGCAGgcgtattatttgttattttgggGGTAACTTTCCTCGTGAGATGGATACTGAGGAATAGAGGTGTGGAGGAAGTCTCACTTTTTGATCATACTATGGACAATGATTTCGAAAGAATGTCTCTACCCAAGAAGTTTTCCTATGAAGAACTTGCAAGAGCAACTAATAACTTTGCGAGCGAAAACAAAATCGGACAGGGAGGATTTGGGGCAGTCTACAGGGGATTTATGCGAGAGTTGAATGCCCATGTTGCCATTAAGAAGGTGTCTCGCGGATCTAGACAAGGGGTAAAGGAGTATGCATCTGAAGTAAAGATCATTACTCAACTCAGGCATAAAAATTTGGTTCGACTCTTTGGGTGGTGCCATGAGAACAATGACCTGCTGCTGGTTTATGAGTTCATGGAAAATGGAAGCTTGGATTCTTATCTATTTAAAGGAAAGGGTCTGCTGACATGGAAAGTGAGATATGATATTGCTAGAGGTCTGGCCTCAGCATTATTATACCTGCATGAAGAGTGGGAAGAATGTGTGCTTCATAGAGACATAAAATCCAGCAATGTTATGTTGGATTCTAATTTTAATGCAAAGCTCGGAGATTTTGGGTTAGCCAGACTAATGGATCATGCAATAGGATCCAAAACAACTGGTTTAGCAGGAACAATTGGATATTTGCCTCCTGAAGCTGCCACAAGAGGCAAGGCTAGTAGGGAGTCTGATGTATACAGCTTTGGAGTTGTTACTTTGGAGATAGCCTGTGGTAGAAAGGTTATTGAACCTAATCTGAATGAAGAACAGATCTATTTGGTGGATTGGGTTTGGGAACACTATGGTATGGGTGCTCTCCTAAAAGCATCTGATGCAAGCTTATATGGACACTTTGATGAGAAGGAAATGGAAAGATTAATGATAGTTGGCCTTTGGTGCACTCATTCTGATTTCCTTCTGAGGCCTACAATTAGGCAAGCTGTTCAAGTGCTTAATTTTGAAGCTCCACTGCCCATTCTCACATCTTTCAGCTCTATGTCCTCTAGGACTCCTGCTTCTGCAAATAACCAACACGTGTCCTCAAATTCAAGCAGTAGCTTACTCACTGAATCCTTACAATCGAGCACAACTATTGACCTCATTTCTCCAGCAGCTGCATATTTACATACGTACTAA